A region of Streptomyces paludis DNA encodes the following proteins:
- a CDS encoding putative leader peptide, translating to MNDLRELTRRRHVDLVRVSSSLCL from the coding sequence ATGAACGATCTTCGGGAACTCACCCGGCGGCGCCATGTCGACCTGGTCCGTGTCTCCAGCTCCCTGTGTCTGTAG
- a CDS encoding LysR family transcriptional regulator — protein MRIEQLEYIEAVTRLGSLRRAAEALHVSQPALSETVRNLERELGVDILDRRRSGARISAAGRELLPHIIGVLDAVDTLRRAADDQHRTTRMIRLGTVNAATVPLLVPTIQAFRTAHPETQVEVTGAQQAVIHRELLEGGLDLGLVNYLQGDDKPPGFHTTELLRGRPVVCVRSDSRLAALRTVTVADLLSEPLIVMRSGYVMHRYVHRLLEGRSPTFSYSTDGAEMGKLMVAEGLGTTVLPDFSVIGDPLERTGMITTRPLSTDTPAVLMVIQHPLSATMTQAARALHAMFIQSAETYVRDAHARDA, from the coding sequence ATGCGAATAGAGCAGCTCGAATACATCGAAGCCGTGACCAGGCTCGGGTCGCTGCGTCGCGCGGCCGAGGCGCTCCATGTCTCGCAGCCCGCGCTGAGCGAGACCGTACGGAACCTGGAACGCGAGCTGGGCGTGGACATCCTGGACCGGCGCCGCTCCGGGGCCCGGATCAGCGCCGCCGGGCGCGAGCTGCTGCCGCACATCATCGGGGTGCTGGACGCGGTCGACACACTGCGCCGGGCGGCCGACGACCAGCACCGTACGACCCGGATGATCAGGCTCGGCACGGTGAACGCGGCGACGGTGCCGCTACTGGTCCCCACCATCCAGGCGTTCCGCACCGCGCACCCCGAGACCCAGGTCGAGGTCACCGGCGCACAACAGGCCGTGATCCACCGGGAGTTGCTGGAGGGCGGACTCGATCTCGGGCTGGTCAACTACCTCCAGGGCGACGACAAACCGCCCGGCTTCCACACCACCGAACTCCTCCGGGGCCGCCCGGTCGTCTGCGTACGCTCCGACAGCCGCCTCGCGGCCCTCCGTACGGTCACGGTGGCCGACCTCCTCTCCGAACCACTGATCGTGATGCGCTCCGGCTATGTCATGCACCGCTACGTACACCGCCTCCTGGAGGGCCGCAGCCCGACCTTCTCGTACTCCACGGACGGCGCCGAAATGGGCAAACTGATGGTCGCCGAGGGCCTGGGCACCACGGTCCTCCCCGACTTCAGCGTCATCGGCGACCCCCTGGAACGCACCGGCATGATCACCACCCGCCCCCTCTCCACCGACACCCCGGCCGTCCTCATGGTCATCCAGCACCCCCTGTCAGCCACCATGACCCAGGCCGCCCGCGCCCTCCACGCGATGTTCATACAGAGCGCGGAAACGTACGTACGCGACGCCCACGCCCGGGACGCCTGA
- a CDS encoding TerD family protein, whose product MSKGANVGLMALSEDATSVRVGLGWSSETGGGDADVSVLFLGEKGKVRSDADFFFYNNPTAADGSVQLLGKTPTDSGSEDRISLDLSVVPPDVAQIIVAASRDEGERFGDLDGLRLTVCDGAGEALLGFSIEDAGVESAFVFAEFYRRGDEWKFRAVGQGYESGLAGLAMDFGIDVDDSVDEVADEDPAVIPAQQTVSSGEERPAEALKETVETAQSAETAQAAVPVPAAEPAAEPAEEAPPQVRRPRTVRKKVTLPKVAKKSLAENDTWRQARLFPVPALKSDRERETRATSVLLSVMAQIPEFGRRLTAGFGAPAGRMETFAEVSLPHGDARKRPDGVIRVERAGKLWTALVETKTNGNPFKDQQVQDYLDIAARRGYEAVITLGNDVALEGSPLVDVKIDGRRKHKVVLWHLSWAEVAHQAQLLIRHEGVGNAAHAWLLQELLHYLQHENSGCHGFQNMGPAWVPVRRGIDDETLSQGDTRAVEVVESWERLVRQVCLRLGGELGQKVLPVQRVRRATDSQARRRELADVLCRDGRLGAELRIEGAQGILAITADLRTGKLRTSIEVPAPEQGYPLTWAKRLIRQLADAPADVHVQTLLAGQDDGPRGTLERLRPEPADLLPRGEGEITGFRLSLFKGMGSTRGNAESGFIRSVDDAVDRFYGTVVTPLERAPGRAR is encoded by the coding sequence ATGTCCAAGGGGGCCAACGTCGGGCTGATGGCCCTGAGCGAGGACGCGACATCGGTACGCGTGGGCCTGGGCTGGAGCAGCGAGACGGGCGGCGGGGACGCCGATGTGTCGGTGCTGTTCCTGGGGGAGAAGGGGAAGGTGCGCAGCGACGCCGACTTCTTCTTCTACAACAATCCGACGGCCGCCGACGGCAGTGTGCAGCTGCTCGGCAAGACACCGACGGACAGTGGCAGCGAGGACCGGATCAGCCTGGATCTCTCGGTGGTGCCCCCGGACGTGGCACAGATCATCGTGGCGGCCAGCCGTGACGAGGGGGAACGGTTCGGTGATCTCGACGGACTCCGGCTGACGGTCTGCGACGGCGCCGGTGAGGCGCTGCTCGGATTCTCGATCGAGGACGCGGGGGTGGAGAGCGCGTTCGTCTTCGCGGAGTTCTACCGGCGGGGCGACGAGTGGAAGTTCCGTGCCGTGGGACAGGGGTACGAGAGCGGACTCGCCGGGCTGGCCATGGACTTCGGGATCGACGTGGACGACTCGGTGGATGAGGTGGCGGACGAGGATCCCGCTGTCATCCCGGCTCAGCAGACGGTGAGTTCGGGGGAGGAGCGGCCCGCGGAAGCGCTCAAGGAGACGGTGGAGACGGCACAGTCCGCGGAGACCGCGCAGGCCGCCGTCCCCGTCCCCGCCGCCGAGCCCGCCGCCGAGCCCGCCGAAGAGGCGCCGCCGCAGGTGCGCAGACCCCGTACCGTACGGAAGAAGGTGACGCTGCCCAAGGTCGCCAAGAAGTCCCTCGCCGAGAACGACACCTGGCGGCAGGCCCGCCTCTTCCCGGTCCCCGCGCTCAAGAGCGACCGGGAGCGCGAGACACGGGCGACCTCCGTGCTGCTTTCGGTGATGGCGCAGATCCCGGAGTTCGGACGGCGCCTGACCGCCGGTTTCGGGGCGCCCGCCGGGCGGATGGAGACCTTCGCCGAGGTGTCGCTGCCGCACGGCGACGCCCGTAAGCGCCCGGACGGTGTGATCCGGGTGGAGCGGGCGGGCAAGCTGTGGACCGCGCTGGTCGAGACGAAGACGAACGGCAACCCGTTCAAGGACCAGCAGGTGCAGGACTATCTCGACATCGCGGCCCGGCGCGGCTACGAAGCGGTGATCACACTGGGCAATGACGTCGCGCTGGAAGGCAGCCCGCTCGTCGACGTCAAGATCGACGGCCGCCGCAAGCACAAGGTCGTCCTCTGGCATCTGTCCTGGGCCGAGGTGGCCCATCAGGCCCAACTGCTCATCCGGCACGAGGGCGTGGGCAACGCCGCGCACGCGTGGCTGTTGCAGGAGCTGCTGCACTACCTCCAGCACGAGAACTCCGGCTGCCACGGTTTCCAGAACATGGGCCCGGCCTGGGTGCCCGTCCGCAGGGGCATCGACGACGAGACCCTCAGCCAGGGCGACACCCGCGCGGTCGAGGTCGTGGAGAGCTGGGAGCGGCTCGTCCGGCAGGTCTGCCTGCGGCTGGGCGGTGAACTGGGCCAGAAGGTCCTGCCCGTCCAGCGCGTCCGGCGCGCCACGGACTCGCAGGCCCGCCGCAGGGAACTGGCCGATGTGCTCTGCCGCGACGGCCGGCTCGGCGCGGAGCTGCGTATCGAGGGCGCGCAGGGCATCCTCGCGATCACCGCGGATCTGCGCACCGGCAAGCTTCGTACGTCCATCGAGGTCCCGGCGCCCGAGCAGGGCTACCCCCTGACCTGGGCCAAGCGCCTGATCAGACAGCTCGCCGACGCCCCGGCCGACGTACACGTCCAGACCCTGCTGGCGGGCCAGGACGACGGCCCGCGCGGCACCCTGGAACGGCTGCGCCCGGAGCCCGCGGATCTGCTGCCGAGGGGCGAGGGCGAGATCACCGGCTTCCGGCTGTCCCTCTTCAAGGGCATGGGCAGCACCCGCGGCAACGCCGAATCCGGCTTCATCCGCAGCGTCGACGACGCGGTCGACCGCTTCTACGGCACGGTCGTCACCCCCCTGGAACGCGCCCCGGGCCGCGCGCGGTGA
- the sfnG gene encoding dimethylsulfone monooxygenase SfnG, with protein sequence MSSLRFAYWVPNVSGGLVTSRIEQRTDWGYDYNRELAVLAENSGFDYALSQVRYMASYGAEYQHESTSFSLALLLATERLKVIAAVHPGLWHPGVLAKLGATADHLSKGRFAVNVVSGWFKDEFTALGEPWLEHDERYRRSEEFIRALRSVWTEDHAELAGDFYRIRDFTLKPKPLNTPERPHPEIFQGGNSTAARAMAGRVSDWYFSNGKDFDGVTEQVRDVRAAAEAAGRAGRVRFGLNGFLIARDTEAEAREVLREIVAKADTEAVEGFGSAVKQAGRSAADGKGMWQDSSFEDLVQYNDGFRTGLIGTPEQIAERIVAYKRLGVDLFLLGFLHYLEEVEYFGKRVLPLVRELEAQLPEEDVELGRYVPVGDVSSLAG encoded by the coding sequence ATGTCCTCTCTCCGCTTCGCCTACTGGGTGCCCAATGTGAGTGGCGGCCTCGTCACGAGCAGGATCGAACAGCGCACCGACTGGGGGTACGACTACAACCGCGAGCTGGCCGTCCTCGCCGAGAACAGCGGCTTCGACTACGCCCTCAGCCAGGTGCGCTACATGGCCAGTTACGGCGCCGAGTACCAGCACGAGTCGACCAGCTTCAGCCTCGCCCTCCTCCTCGCGACCGAGCGGCTCAAGGTCATCGCCGCCGTACACCCCGGGCTCTGGCACCCGGGGGTGCTGGCCAAGCTCGGTGCCACCGCCGACCACCTGTCAAAGGGGCGGTTCGCGGTGAATGTCGTCAGCGGCTGGTTCAAGGACGAGTTCACCGCCCTCGGCGAACCCTGGCTGGAGCACGACGAGCGCTACCGCCGCTCGGAGGAGTTCATCCGCGCGCTGCGCTCCGTCTGGACCGAGGACCACGCCGAGCTGGCCGGGGACTTCTACCGGATCAGGGACTTCACGCTCAAGCCCAAGCCGCTCAACACCCCCGAGCGCCCCCACCCGGAGATCTTCCAGGGCGGCAACTCCACGGCCGCCCGCGCCATGGCCGGCCGGGTCTCCGACTGGTACTTCAGCAACGGCAAGGACTTCGACGGTGTCACCGAGCAGGTCCGGGACGTACGCGCCGCCGCCGAGGCCGCCGGGCGGGCCGGCCGGGTGCGGTTCGGGCTCAACGGGTTCCTCATCGCACGCGACACCGAGGCCGAGGCACGAGAGGTGCTGCGCGAGATCGTGGCCAAGGCGGACACCGAGGCGGTCGAGGGCTTCGGCTCGGCGGTGAAGCAGGCCGGCCGGTCCGCCGCCGACGGCAAGGGCATGTGGCAGGACTCGTCCTTCGAGGACCTCGTCCAGTACAACGACGGCTTCCGGACGGGGCTGATCGGTACGCCGGAGCAGATCGCCGAGCGGATCGTCGCGTACAAGCGGCTCGGTGTGGACCTGTTCCTCCTCGGCTTCCTGCACTACCTGGAGGAGGTCGAGTACTTCGGCAAGCGGGTGCTGCCGCTGGTGCGCGAGCTGGAGGCGCAACTCCCTGAGGAAGATGTGGAGTTGGGGCGTTACGTGCCGGTGGGTGACGTCTCGTCCTTGGCCGGCTGA
- the ssuE gene encoding NADPH-dependent FMN reductase, with protein sequence MATILSVSGSPSPTSRTARLLRHLDGRLTGQGHRVVPLDIRTLPADALLGADFGHPAIVAARRLFEEADGVVVGTPVYKAAYSGLLKSLLDLMPQYALEGKTVLPLATGGSTAHVLAIDYALRPVLSSMGAAHIVQGWFVLDKHITVAEDGVSVTVDPASREALEQVVDQFSVALGAGGAARLSAVAA encoded by the coding sequence ATGGCCACCATCCTCTCCGTCTCCGGCAGTCCGTCCCCCACCTCCCGCACCGCCCGGCTCCTCCGCCACCTCGACGGCCGGCTCACCGGCCAGGGCCACCGGGTCGTCCCGCTCGACATCCGTACGCTGCCCGCCGACGCGCTGCTCGGCGCCGACTTCGGGCACCCCGCGATCGTGGCGGCGCGGCGGCTGTTCGAGGAGGCCGATGGGGTGGTGGTCGGGACGCCCGTCTACAAGGCCGCGTACTCGGGGCTGCTGAAGTCCCTGCTCGACCTGATGCCGCAGTACGCGCTGGAGGGCAAGACCGTGCTGCCGCTCGCGACGGGCGGTTCCACGGCGCATGTGCTGGCGATCGACTACGCGCTGAGGCCGGTGCTGTCGTCGATGGGCGCGGCGCACATCGTGCAGGGGTGGTTCGTGCTGGACAAGCACATCACGGTGGCGGAGGACGGGGTGTCCGTGACGGTCGATCCGGCGTCGCGGGAGGCGTTGGAGCAGGTCGTGGACCAGTTCTCGGTGGCGCTGGGTGCCGGTGGCGCCGCCCGCCTGTCGGCTGTGGCGGCCTGA
- a CDS encoding SfnB family sulfur acquisition oxidoreductase, producing the protein MAVRAHVVAQAVAHVVADDAEALAVAAALAEEFRTGAAARDAGRVLPRAELDRLSASGLLGVTVPRAYGGAEVSARTLAEVFRLLAAADPSLAQIPQSHFVYVNVLRGQGTDAQRKFFFGEVLAGRRFGNAQSEKGTAHVRDIRTRLVPRGDGAGGDGVLLLNGEKHYATGALFADWIPVLARLGGTGDGRHGDGDSPLHVAYVHRDAPGVTVVDDWDGMGQRTTASGTVRLVDVEVAADRVVPHHLTFEGPQLHGALAQLLHAAIDAGIAGGALAEAAAFVRTHSRPWFEAVGEGYGTTAEDPLLVQRFGELGLDVRASDAVLRAAADAVDAASADLTDSSAAEASIAVAAAKVHAARAAVETGSALFEVAGTRAALDGLNLHRYWRDARTHTLHDPVRWKVQHIGRYVLRGTRPPRHGLL; encoded by the coding sequence ATGGCTGTACGCGCGCACGTTGTCGCGCAAGCCGTCGCGCATGTCGTCGCGGACGACGCCGAGGCGCTCGCCGTGGCCGCCGCCCTGGCCGAGGAGTTCCGTACCGGAGCCGCCGCCCGGGACGCGGGGCGGGTCCTGCCGCGCGCGGAGCTGGACCGGCTGTCGGCGTCCGGGCTGCTCGGGGTCACCGTGCCGCGCGCGTACGGGGGCGCCGAGGTGTCCGCCCGTACGCTCGCGGAGGTCTTCCGGCTGCTGGCGGCGGCCGATCCCAGCCTGGCGCAGATCCCGCAGAGCCACTTCGTGTACGTGAACGTGCTGCGCGGCCAAGGGACCGACGCGCAGCGGAAGTTCTTCTTCGGTGAGGTGCTGGCGGGGCGGCGGTTCGGCAACGCGCAGTCGGAGAAGGGGACCGCGCATGTGCGGGACATCCGGACGCGGTTGGTGCCGCGCGGGGATGGCGCGGGTGGTGACGGTGTGCTGCTGCTGAACGGGGAGAAGCACTACGCGACGGGCGCCCTGTTCGCGGACTGGATTCCGGTGCTGGCCCGGCTCGGGGGTACGGGAGACGGCAGACATGGTGACGGTGACTCCCCGCTGCATGTCGCTTACGTCCACCGTGACGCGCCCGGTGTGACCGTAGTGGACGACTGGGACGGCATGGGCCAGCGCACCACGGCCAGTGGGACCGTACGGCTGGTGGATGTCGAGGTGGCGGCGGATCGTGTCGTACCGCACCACCTCACCTTCGAGGGGCCGCAACTCCACGGCGCGCTGGCCCAGTTGCTGCACGCCGCCATCGACGCGGGCATCGCGGGCGGCGCGCTGGCGGAGGCCGCCGCGTTTGTACGTACGCACAGCAGGCCCTGGTTCGAGGCGGTCGGCGAGGGGTACGGGACGACGGCCGAGGACCCGCTGCTCGTCCAGCGCTTCGGCGAACTCGGCCTGGACGTACGGGCGTCGGACGCGGTGCTGCGCGCGGCGGCGGACGCGGTGGACGCCGCCTCCGCCGACCTCACTGACTCGTCCGCCGCCGAGGCGTCGATCGCGGTGGCGGCGGCGAAGGTCCACGCGGCGCGGGCGGCGGTGGAGACGGGCAGTGCGCTGTTCGAGGTGGCGGGGACACGGGCCGCCCTGGACGGGCTCAATCTGCACCGGTACTGGCGCGACGCGCGGACGCACACCCTGCACGACCCGGTGCGCTGGAAGGTGCAGCACATCGGCCGGTATGTGCTGAGAGGCACCAGGCCGCCGCGCCACGGTCTGCTCTGA